Within the Vigna angularis cultivar LongXiaoDou No.4 chromosome 10, ASM1680809v1, whole genome shotgun sequence genome, the region TTGGTGGTCCAAATCTAGATAGGCTCATATATACCCATCACGTGCttatcccttttttttttacaccTAACCATCTTGTGCATACAATTAGTGCCACGTGCGCAGAGTTATATATTACAGTACTCTGTTTCAAAAttgttgttttatatttattatatatttttagaaatgcatgttattgttatttgatgggtaaaactaatttttatttaaaaataattatagagaAAGTTATCTAAAAGTAATTGGGACTGTTTAAAACTTATTTGATTCTAACTATGATTTAAAAATGGTTAATTTGAAGTAGAAAAGCAAGTGGAGGGGCAGCATACAGCAGTAGTTCGGTGTACGACAAGAACCCTGATGATCAGATCCAGTCTGGACCAGTTCCAGACGATGTGATCCACGCCACTCAGTCCGGCAAGTACTGGGCCCCACACCCACAGACTGGTGTATTTGGGCCTCCCGGCGACCACCTTGCTTCTCCTCCGACCTCCTCCACTGGCGGCGGAGAAAGCTCATTTCACTCTGATGTGCTGGAGGAGAAGGCCTGGTTCCGCCCCACGAGCCTGGAGGATTTGGAGAAGCCTCACAGTCTTCCTTGATTACCAACTGCACTCAACGAACCCTTTGGTTAAgacattatattattaatattacagAATAAATAAAAGACAGACAAACAACACTTGTCACTGTTAGTGAATAAGTGAAAGTTTGTGTCGGTGAGTGAGTGAGCCTGGTGTGTGGGTTCGTTACTCCATTTAGcttgtttttgtaaatttacCTAAGTACCTTTTATCTAGCATAACCATGTATGTTTCTTCTTTCTGTTTTCATACTACTTTGAATATCAGACTTATGCCTATGCTTTTACTCATAAATCTATGGTGTTATGTCCTCTTCGTCCTTACCCTTGAACAACccttttttgttttcatgaCACGTCACTTTGATCAATCTAATCCTAACTCCGACTAAATATCTATCACCATCATTTTCGTTTTTTACTTTAATGTATGTTTCAGCCTaacaaaaattgttaatttttaaatcaaagaTAACATTTTATGAAATCATTACAttatataagataaatttagtttattaaagtaataatctATGCTTTAATGTACTGTGTTAAAATAACTCTTAAAGGTTTTGAAGAGAAAGCATTAAAAGATTCTGTTGAAAATGTGAGTACATTTAAAACCAAAAAAGGTTAATGTTGGTTATCATTTTGAATTAGAGTAATGGTAACTTTCTTGACTAACATTACAATTAATGGAGTTAAGAAGGGaagttaaaatgtttttaatctcAATTTATAAGGACTGTGTATTGTGCATGACTAAACACTCTTAAGTCATATCACTGCATGTACGATCAAATAAAGTAAATAGATTATTAGGTTATGAATTGAAcaaacataataatttatattataaataatacaattatgaaaagtattttttttacgtGCTGATTTGGAATAGAAAAAGTtcttaaaattagtttttattataggTCTCTTCATAAGAAAatgttgattaaaaaaaattgaacatattattattactctccaatatttttcattaacaacaaaaatacgtttttttagatttaaaaattaagtaagtcttaactactttttattttatttgattatattttcttctaaaatagTTCAACTTTTTAACTAATATTTGACTTTTGACTTTTAGTTACAACATTTTTTCATTgacattttagaaaaatatcaaGGGACTagcaaattttaatgaaattagtTAAATGTGTGTGATTATTgatatgcattttttttctgacttttatacaattttcatttcaattgtcctattattttatatgttctcattttttttatagtaagcatacttttttttttcaaattaagtcattttttatttatctcacTGGTTGCTTTTATGAAAGTTAATTTTAGATTATGATATGTAattaatatgaagaaaaaaaatattatgttcattccttatataaaaatgaaatcaatTTGAGAATATTTAAAGTAGTAGAATATGAACAACTTAAAAATAACAGGATACTAAATTGTTAAccttaataaatatatactttttataattaatcCATCAAAAGtcattattaatataatctAGTCAATAGTAAAGATAACTGCATGCTtgctataattaaaattaatgccTATAAACAGGCCTAGGTTCCATTTTCACCTTAAATCCTATAACTTCCTTAAATCCTATAATTTCATTTAGCCACTATAATAAAAGTCCTAAGACTTTTAGTCATAAAAAGGAGAAGCATAAAGTCTTTTTTACCCATTCAATGTGACTTAAGATAACTAGGAGTTATTAGAAAAAtgctttttataaatttatctataaaatatgtttctaaCTTTAATAAGAATATATTCAACTAAGTGtttggttaaatatatttacttcTGGTTTTCATCAAAGTATTGAGCAAGACactcttaattaatttataaatttataaatttatctatagaatattgtaaaaatatttatttattaaaatacttttataaaaaaaagttgaccAAGTTCCATGGAGATGGGTTTCAGTGACATGTATGTCttaacaaaaggaaaaaaatatttttatacaaatgtttttataatattcTGATATAACAcgtcattattttataaatttattattgtactgaattaatttaaatttaacgaGAAAATAATGCATATagtatcaaaatattataaaaaatatcataacttaatataaaaatataattctgaAGGTTGGTGTGGGAAGTAGCACTTAGTCATCAACAATTTAGTATATCAATTCCTACCAATGGTGCTGTCATGCGAGTTAACACCACAacccaaattcaaattaattaccAATTTCCTATTCTGTAAATTAAATGCTATGAgatgaaatattaaatacatcctttatatatatatatatatatatatatatatatatatatatatatatatatatatatatatatatatatatatatatatatatatatatatatatatataaattaacaatacaTATAGGTAATTATAGTAAGTGATTTTCCATTGGACATcctatgtttatttattttaaataaatctcTATTATTAAACCGTTTTTTTATCCAGAGTTATATTCagactaatttttaaaataatatcaaaattattaaaaaattattttaatcacttTCTTATTCTCATATATCCAGTCAATTTTGTTgagtacaaacaaagtctcacgtgagataaaataagagatagaCATGAGTTGATATATACATAAGATACCTAAGAAGTCTTTTGGAAtagtaccaaaagcaaattcgtAAGGACTTAACCCAAAGTGGACAATATTTTATCAGTGTTGAgatctatgtgtgtgtgttgaatCTCATcacaaatttacattttttttaaaagtaatgtaATTTTAATCTCACTTAATATTTCCACTACTTTTAATATGccttttttacaatattaatataactatttatcATGAAAGCAGCTATTAAAACTATCTTAAACACTCAACACactcttttttattgtttaaaattaattaaaaaccaaaactcagtaaattaaataaattgcaAAACTctgtaaatattataaattcaataaaagtacacgataaaaataaatgtgttagaaaacatatttctaaaatttcGCTGGTTCGTGGGACGTTGGATGTGatggaatgaaaaagaaacaaaaattgaaaataactcAATCAATTACGAAATTCACATAACCCATCACGagtctatttttctttttctttttcatttttaaaaaatataacagtaaataaaataaaataatattataatatacacAACTAATAACCAAAGTCAAACACATTACACCTCCAATGTTCATACTTATTAGTAAACTCTTGAGCTAGTGGGCCATTGAAATTTAACTGACGGAAACTGTAGCCcgatttaataaaattgaaatttatttagtttagaTCTGATCTGACCCAAATATTAAACCAAATGAAATCAACTACTTAGTTTCAAAAGGATTTTCGTGCTCTGACAAATTGATACAAAATCCAATCCAATGGAAACTGCAACTATAGCATTGCAGTAGTAGAAAGCTACACGGCTTTTCCAAAGCATAATATCTCAAGTTATCTCTAACATAGTATTCTGCAGTCatcacaataaattcaaatgTTCATCACCCTGCTGTCCTCCTTTTATACTAGAAAACTGTATTCAATTATTCATACTCTCACCGGGTGTATACATTTATCTAAAGATACAAAAAGAGAGAAGTAAACTGTAAAGAACACGAACGGATTCATGagactaagaaagggaaaaTTTGTAGAAAAAGTGAGGTGGAAGAAGACTAAGTATACAATGTTCTTGCTGTCTATATATGGCACCTTCAATATCATCCAGTAAAACCAGCCATGAAAAGAATTCATCTCATGATGACAACATGAAAACTGAGCAACATCAATTAAGACAAAGCTTTAGTTTCATTGAAACGCCTCAAAACTAAACAAACAGCTCAGGGGTGCCAGAATTGGGCTTGAGACTTGATTGGATCTTCCAAGTTCAGTGCTTGTTTCGTTCTTTGACATCATCGTCCAAGTCTTCATTCAAGTGCTGACGGGGTTGCAAAGGCGTATGTGAATCTTCCCAACCTCCAATATCCCTTGATCGTTCTTGGGCATGTGGCAggttcttctttcctttcttgctTCCCTTAATCACAGTTCAGAGCAATTGCAATCAACGTCAGAGAAAAATACACAACTTATTTGCAAAATGTTACTATGTTAACACAGAAAAGAGCACCTCCTCAGTCATTTCTTGATGCTGATTCACATGACTTTTTTTCCTATTATTTGATGGTAGCTGATCCGCGACATTCCTGAATAGTTGAAACCCCTGAATATCTCCATTTCTAATGCTTGCTTCCAGCTGCAATGTTAACTATTCTATCAATATGAAAACCACATGAGCTACAACATGGTTGGTATAAGCCAGGCTACTAGAATTGGATATTTTCAAGTCTAGTCAAGTTCTAAAACAGATTTGCGGCCACAATTTCAGTCAATTTCAGTCAAGGTTTTTGTGCTGTTCGATCATATTGTTGCAACTACGATTGCAATGAGATAGCAACTGAAATTTAAAGCCTTGACTCTAATCATTGAGCTCTCAGGAAGCTTTAGCCTTGGGCATATTTTTTGCATAATCAAggttaagaaaaaataatagtaagCTCCAAGGCATGGGAAATGTACatataagaaaaacatgatGAGCTCGAACCTGAATGTGAACGATGCAGAATAAAATGCTGGCAATAGGCAGCCAACTTTCTTCAGGCGAAAGTGATAGGTTTGACCTGATGAATCACAACATCATATCATTCTCAAGTAAAACAAAACCTTGAATAGAAGTAACATTACTAATCAAATGCTCCTTGGGGGATACTAATTGTTCTCTGGCCATGCATCAAGCGAATAACACAAATATCGTGTTCGgataagaagagaagaaaacaagataaaaatgaatttaac harbors:
- the LOC108320904 gene encoding late embryogenesis abundant protein At5g17165 isoform X3; amino-acid sequence: MRIIVFQLILSSIHPPCPFPRKASGGAAYSSSSVYDKNPDDQIQSGPVPDDVIHATQSGKYWAPHPQTGVFGPPGDHLASPPTSSTGGGESSFHSDVLEEKAWFRPTSLEDLEKPHSLP
- the LOC108320904 gene encoding late embryogenesis abundant protein At5g17165 isoform X1, coding for MAANSSSRGITALGKRVANRIWTSKSPSPPPTSSRKASGGAAYSSSSVYDKNPDDQIQSGPVPDDVIHATQSGKYWAPHPQTGVFGPPGDHLASPPTSSTGGGESSFHSDVLEEKAWFRPTSLEDLEKPHSLP
- the LOC108320904 gene encoding late embryogenesis abundant protein At5g17165 isoform X2 codes for the protein MAANSSSRGITALGKRVANRIWTSKSPSPPPTSRKASGGAAYSSSSVYDKNPDDQIQSGPVPDDVIHATQSGKYWAPHPQTGVFGPPGDHLASPPTSSTGGGESSFHSDVLEEKAWFRPTSLEDLEKPHSLP
- the LOC108320904 gene encoding late embryogenesis abundant protein At5g17165 isoform X4 → MRIIVFQLILSSIHPPCPFPKASGGAAYSSSSVYDKNPDDQIQSGPVPDDVIHATQSGKYWAPHPQTGVFGPPGDHLASPPTSSTGGGESSFHSDVLEEKAWFRPTSLEDLEKPHSLP